A window from Electrophorus electricus isolate fEleEle1 chromosome 7, fEleEle1.pri, whole genome shotgun sequence encodes these proteins:
- the vegfaa gene encoding vascular endothelial growth factor A-A isoform X3: MNFAVYSLQLFFAALLHASAVKAAYISKEGGKSKNDVVAFMDVYTKSMCNTRELLVDILQEYPDDVEYTYIPSCVVLSRCAGCCNDEALECVPTETRNITMEVLRVKQRISQHKFPMSFTEHTKCECRQKQEVRTKKEKCDKPRR, encoded by the exons ATGAACTTTGCTGTCTATTCGTTGCAGTTATTTTTCGCAGCACTCCTCCACGCGTCAGCTGTAAAG GCGGCGTATATATCTAAAGAAGGAGGGAAAAGCAAAAATGACG TGGTTGCCTTCATGGATGTCTACACTAAGAGCATGTGCAACACCCGGGAGCTCCTGGTGGACATCCTACAGGAGTATCCAGATGATGTAGAATATACGTACATCCCATCCTGCGTGGTGCTGTCTCGCTGCGCAGGCTGCTGCAATGACGAAGCCCTTGAGTGCGTTCCCACGGAGACACGTAACATCACGATGGAG GTATTAAGGGTAAAACAGCGTATATCACAACACAAGTTTCCAATGAGCTTCACGGAGCACACAAAATGTGAATGCAG acaaaaacaagaagtcagaacaaagaaagaaaa
- the vegfaa gene encoding vascular endothelial growth factor A-A isoform X2 yields the protein MNFAVYSLQLFFAALLHASAVKAAYISKEGGKSKNDVVAFMDVYTKSMCNTRELLVDILQEYPDDVEYTYIPSCVVLSRCAGCCNDEALECVPTETRNITMEVLRVKQRISQHKFPMSFTEHTKCECRQKQEVRTKKENLLAPASASVLCCGVV from the exons ATGAACTTTGCTGTCTATTCGTTGCAGTTATTTTTCGCAGCACTCCTCCACGCGTCAGCTGTAAAG GCGGCGTATATATCTAAAGAAGGAGGGAAAAGCAAAAATGACG TGGTTGCCTTCATGGATGTCTACACTAAGAGCATGTGCAACACCCGGGAGCTCCTGGTGGACATCCTACAGGAGTATCCAGATGATGTAGAATATACGTACATCCCATCCTGCGTGGTGCTGTCTCGCTGCGCAGGCTGCTGCAATGACGAAGCCCTTGAGTGCGTTCCCACGGAGACACGTAACATCACGATGGAG GTATTAAGGGTAAAACAGCGTATATCACAACACAAGTTTCCAATGAGCTTCACGGAGCACACAAAATGTGAATGCAG acaaaaacaagaagtcagaacaaagaaagaaaa CCTCCTAGCTCCAGCCTCTGCCTCCGTTCTCTGCTGTGGGGTAGTCTGA